From a region of the Synechococcus sp. RS9916 genome:
- a CDS encoding photosynthesis system II assembly factor Ycf48: MKRLLKPFLQLLLVACLGLSLGGCVATRLPAATTSPWQAIDLDTQSNPLDVAFTDANHGFLVGSNRMILETSDGGSSWSERSLDLPEEENFRLISIDFDGQDGWIAGQPGLLMHTTDGGNNWTRLFLDTKLPGEPYLITALGRDSAELATNVGAVYSTSDGGGSWDAKVTDAAGAVRDLRRSDDGRYVSVSSLGNFYASWDPGQSVWQVHQRVSSQRLQSIGYQPDGRLWMLARGAQIRLNDDASNNESWSKPIVPITNGYGYLDLAWTPDGSLWAAGGNGTLLVSNDGGDSWLKDPVGSEQPSNFTRFELVDGKGFLLGERGILLRWVS; this comes from the coding sequence ATGAAGCGCCTGCTTAAACCCTTCCTCCAGCTGCTGCTGGTGGCCTGCCTGGGCCTCAGCCTGGGCGGATGCGTGGCTACCCGCCTGCCGGCGGCAACCACCAGCCCCTGGCAAGCCATTGACCTCGACACCCAGTCGAACCCCCTGGATGTGGCGTTTACCGACGCCAATCACGGCTTCCTGGTGGGCAGCAATCGAATGATTCTGGAAACCAGCGACGGCGGCTCCTCCTGGAGTGAGCGCAGCCTTGATCTGCCAGAAGAAGAAAACTTCCGCCTGATCAGCATCGACTTTGACGGCCAAGATGGCTGGATCGCTGGTCAGCCCGGCCTGCTGATGCACACCACCGACGGCGGCAACAACTGGACCCGGCTGTTCCTCGACACCAAGCTTCCTGGCGAGCCTTATCTGATCACCGCACTGGGCCGTGACAGCGCCGAACTCGCCACCAATGTGGGCGCGGTCTACAGCACCTCAGATGGTGGCGGCAGCTGGGACGCAAAGGTGACAGATGCGGCAGGAGCAGTCCGTGATCTTCGCCGCAGCGATGACGGTCGCTACGTCAGCGTCAGCAGCCTGGGCAACTTTTACGCCAGCTGGGATCCAGGTCAATCGGTCTGGCAAGTGCATCAACGGGTGAGCAGCCAGCGCCTGCAGAGCATTGGCTACCAACCGGATGGTCGTCTGTGGATGCTGGCCCGCGGTGCCCAGATTCGCCTGAACGACGACGCCAGCAACAACGAAAGCTGGAGCAAGCCCATCGTGCCGATCACCAATGGCTACGGGTACCTGGATCTGGCCTGGACCCCTGATGGATCGCTCTGGGCTGCCGGTGGCAACGGCACCCTGCTGGTGAGCAATGACGGTGGCGACAGCTGGCTGAAGGATCCCGTAGGCAGCGAACAACCCAGCAACTTCACCCGTTTTGAGCTGGTGGATGGCAAGGGATTCCTGCTGGGTGAGCGGGGCATCCTGCTGCGCTGGGTGAGCTGA
- a CDS encoding NAD-dependent epimerase, protein MTDTRSRPILVTGAAGFIGAALCQRLLQRGDQVIGIDNLNTYYDPALKQARLEAIDAMAPSGAWRFEQIALEDGDALLALFAAERPRVVVNLAAQAGVRYSLENPAAYIQSNLVGFGHILEGCRHHGVENLVYASSSSVYGGNRNLPFDERQPVNHPVSLYAASKKANELMAHTYSHLYGLPATGLRFFTVYGPWGRPDMAPMLFAKAILAGKPIRVFNHGQMQRDFTYIDDIVEGVLRCCDKPATANPDFDPLAPDPATAAAPHRVFNIGNSQPTPLLRFIEVMEQALGREAIKDFQPMQPGDVVATAANTAALEEWVGFKPSTPIETGVQRFADWYRAFYGV, encoded by the coding sequence ATGACTGACACCCGCTCCCGCCCGATTCTGGTCACTGGTGCTGCCGGGTTTATCGGTGCGGCTCTGTGCCAGCGCTTGCTGCAGCGCGGCGATCAGGTGATTGGAATCGACAATCTCAACACCTATTACGACCCTGCTCTGAAGCAGGCCCGCTTGGAGGCGATTGACGCCATGGCGCCCTCTGGCGCTTGGCGCTTCGAGCAGATCGCCTTGGAGGACGGTGATGCTTTGCTGGCTTTGTTTGCCGCTGAGCGGCCCAGGGTTGTGGTGAATCTGGCTGCTCAGGCGGGTGTGCGTTATTCCCTAGAGAACCCTGCGGCGTATATCCAGAGCAATCTGGTGGGGTTTGGCCACATCCTCGAAGGCTGCCGGCATCACGGCGTGGAGAACCTCGTTTACGCCTCCAGCAGCTCTGTGTATGGCGGCAATCGCAATTTGCCGTTTGATGAGCGCCAACCGGTCAACCATCCGGTGAGCCTTTACGCCGCCAGCAAGAAGGCCAACGAATTGATGGCGCACACCTACAGCCATCTCTATGGCCTTCCGGCGACGGGACTGCGCTTTTTCACGGTTTACGGGCCTTGGGGCCGGCCCGACATGGCACCGATGCTGTTCGCCAAGGCGATCCTGGCCGGGAAGCCGATTCGCGTGTTTAACCACGGCCAGATGCAGCGTGATTTCACCTATATCGATGACATTGTCGAGGGGGTGTTGCGCTGCTGCGACAAGCCGGCGACGGCGAATCCTGACTTCGACCCCCTGGCCCCCGATCCCGCCACGGCCGCGGCACCGCATCGGGTGTTCAACATCGGCAACAGCCAGCCGACCCCGCTATTGCGTTTCATCGAGGTCATGGAGCAGGCCCTCGGGCGCGAGGCCATCAAGGATTTCCAGCCCATGCAGCCCGGTGATGTGGTGGCGACTGCCGCGAACACTGCTGCTTTGGAGGAGTGGGTTGGTTTCAAGCCGTCAACTCCGATTGAAACCGGTGTGCAGCGTTTTGCGGATTGGTATCGCGCTTTTTACGGCGTTTGA
- a CDS encoding Nif11-like leader peptide family natural product precursor: MALQDLESFLAKVEQNPDLQEQLSQLDLQGVLQLAAKEGFQLRAADLLRAQAEQILAMSDDELDLLVEGGLDDLFDMQDFQAYLDRS; this comes from the coding sequence ATGGCCCTTCAGGATCTGGAGTCGTTCCTCGCGAAGGTGGAGCAGAACCCCGATCTGCAGGAACAGCTCAGCCAACTCGACCTCCAGGGGGTGCTGCAGCTGGCAGCCAAGGAGGGATTTCAGTTGCGCGCGGCTGATTTACTGCGCGCCCAAGCCGAACAGATCCTGGCCATGAGTGACGACGAGCTTGATCTGCTGGTCGAAGGAGGCCTCGACGATCTGTTCGATATGCAGGACTTCCAGGCCTATCTCGACCGCTCCTGA
- a CDS encoding rubredoxin, with protein MTDEIAGSEQAGLPQKQAEVQPSAEEQPVAVESADSPAEDGTEAEPSSDPRTHRFECRSCGYVYDPAEGVKKLGIVSGTAFEELDAISFRCPVCRSRVGAFRDIGPATKASGFEENLDYGLGVNRLTPGQKNVLIFGSLALGFAFFLSLYSLR; from the coding sequence GTGACCGACGAGATCGCAGGATCGGAGCAAGCCGGTCTTCCGCAGAAGCAGGCGGAGGTTCAACCCTCCGCTGAAGAGCAACCCGTCGCGGTCGAAAGCGCCGACTCCCCCGCAGAAGACGGAACCGAGGCAGAACCCAGCAGCGATCCCCGCACCCACCGCTTTGAGTGCCGCAGTTGTGGTTACGTCTACGACCCCGCTGAAGGGGTGAAGAAGCTGGGAATTGTTTCAGGCACAGCTTTTGAAGAGCTGGATGCCATCAGCTTTCGTTGCCCGGTATGCCGTAGCCGCGTTGGCGCATTCCGTGATATTGGCCCCGCCACCAAAGCCAGTGGCTTTGAAGAAAATCTCGACTACGGCCTCGGCGTGAACCGCCTCACTCCAGGTCAGAAGAACGTGCTGATCTTCGGCAGCCTGGCCCTGGGCTTCGCCTTTTTCCTGTCCCTTTATTCCCTGCGCTGA
- a CDS encoding NAD(P)H-quinone oxidoreductase subunit J yields MSETPKASAQKPADDNLPAAPERGPVSQWLQQQGFDHELLPADHLGVETIGVDPVFLPVIAAALKGNGFDYLQCQGGYDEGPGAHLVCFYHLVAMAEVTEGKTDAVREVRVKVFLPRDGEPSLPSLYGLFRGADWQERETFDMFGIRFDGHPHPKRLLMPEDWKGWPLRKDYVQPDFYEMQDAY; encoded by the coding sequence ATGAGTGAGACCCCGAAAGCTTCGGCTCAAAAGCCTGCCGACGACAATTTGCCCGCAGCTCCTGAGCGCGGCCCTGTGAGCCAGTGGCTTCAGCAACAGGGCTTTGACCATGAGCTGTTGCCAGCCGACCATCTGGGTGTGGAAACCATCGGAGTCGATCCTGTATTCCTTCCAGTGATTGCCGCAGCACTCAAAGGAAACGGCTTCGATTACCTCCAGTGCCAAGGCGGTTACGACGAAGGTCCTGGCGCTCACCTGGTTTGCTTTTATCACCTCGTCGCCATGGCAGAAGTGACGGAGGGCAAGACCGACGCTGTGCGCGAAGTGCGAGTGAAGGTGTTCCTGCCCCGAGATGGAGAACCTTCTCTCCCCAGTCTCTACGGTCTGTTCCGTGGTGCTGATTGGCAAGAGCGAGAAACGTTCGACATGTTTGGCATCCGCTTCGATGGACACCCCCATCCCAAGCGTCTGCTCATGCCTGAAGATTGGAAGGGGTGGCCACTGCGCAAAGACTATGTGCAGCCTGATTTCTATGAAATGCAGGACGCCTATTAA
- the psbE gene encoding cytochrome b559 subunit alpha, with protein sequence MAAGSTGERPFFEIITSIRYWVIHAVTLPAIFLAGFLFVSTGLAYDAFGTPRPDAYFQAAETKAPVLSQRYEGKDQLDVRLK encoded by the coding sequence ATGGCTGCCGGCTCCACCGGGGAACGCCCGTTTTTTGAGATCATTACCAGCATCCGCTACTGGGTGATCCACGCTGTGACCCTGCCTGCGATCTTCCTCGCCGGCTTCCTGTTTGTCTCCACAGGCTTGGCCTACGACGCCTTTGGCACTCCCCGCCCGGATGCTTACTTCCAGGCCGCTGAGACCAAAGCTCCTGTCTTGAGCCAGCGCTACGAAGGCAAAGATCAACTCGATGTTCGCCTGAAATAA
- the psbF gene encoding cytochrome b559 subunit beta, whose translation MTQSPSTSTPRNYPIFTVRWLALHTLGVPTVFFIGALAAMQFIRR comes from the coding sequence ATGACCCAATCACCCTCCACGTCCACGCCGCGTAATTACCCGATTTTTACGGTGCGCTGGCTTGCTCTGCACACCCTGGGCGTACCCACTGTGTTCTTCATTGGCGCTCTTGCCGCCATGCAGTTCATCCGTCGCTGA
- a CDS encoding photosystem II reaction center protein L — translation MERNQNPNSLPVELNRTSLYLGILFVATCGILFSSYFFN, via the coding sequence ATGGAGCGCAATCAAAACCCCAACTCTCTTCCGGTTGAGCTGAACCGCACCAGTCTTTATCTCGGCATCTTGTTTGTTGCCACCTGCGGGATCCTGTTCTCCAGCTACTTCTTCAACTGA
- a CDS encoding nucleotide sugar dehydrogenase: MTAIRSICCIGAGYVGGPTMAVIADRCPELQVTVVDLNEQRIAAWNDADLSKLPVYEPGLDAVVGRARGRNLTFSTAVDEAIAAADMVFISVNTPTKTKGLGAGQASDLRWVEACARQVAKVATGHTIVVEKSTLPVRTAQAIKEILAAAQGEGSSDRSFAVLSNPEFLAEGTAISDLEGPDRVLIGGEDAAAIDALASVYAHWVPQDKILRTNLWSSELSKLTANAFLAQRISSINSIAAFCEATGADVREVARAIGTDSRIGPKFLQAGPGFGGSCFQKDILNLVYLCRHFGLPEVADYWESVVALNTWQQHRISRLVVQKLFGTVTGKRLAVLGFAFKADTNDTREAPAIRICRDLLEEGAQLAIHDPKVESGQIARDLQQEASAVPDPKAGPSRAALSGEGTWWKGADVAATVAGADAVLILTEWQHYRQLDWSALAPLMRQPAWIFDARSVVDPAAVAAAGLQLWRVGDGGDPVSG, from the coding sequence GTGACAGCCATTCGCTCCATTTGCTGCATCGGTGCCGGCTATGTCGGTGGGCCGACCATGGCGGTGATTGCGGATCGATGCCCGGAGCTGCAGGTCACGGTGGTAGATCTCAATGAGCAGCGCATCGCGGCCTGGAACGACGCTGACCTCAGCAAGCTGCCGGTCTATGAGCCTGGTCTCGATGCCGTGGTGGGCCGTGCCCGGGGCCGCAATCTCACCTTCTCCACGGCGGTGGATGAGGCGATCGCGGCTGCCGACATGGTGTTCATTTCCGTGAACACCCCCACGAAGACCAAAGGCTTGGGTGCAGGCCAGGCCAGTGACCTGCGTTGGGTTGAAGCGTGTGCTCGTCAGGTGGCCAAGGTCGCCACGGGGCACACGATTGTTGTGGAGAAAAGCACCCTGCCGGTGCGCACTGCCCAGGCGATCAAGGAGATTCTGGCGGCGGCCCAGGGGGAAGGCTCTTCTGACCGAAGCTTCGCTGTGCTTTCCAATCCCGAGTTTCTGGCGGAAGGCACGGCCATCAGCGACCTCGAAGGGCCCGACCGGGTGCTGATCGGTGGTGAGGATGCGGCTGCGATTGACGCCTTGGCTTCGGTCTATGCCCATTGGGTTCCTCAGGACAAGATTCTGCGCACCAACCTCTGGAGCAGTGAACTCTCCAAGCTGACGGCAAACGCCTTTCTGGCCCAGCGGATCAGTTCGATCAATTCCATTGCCGCCTTCTGCGAAGCCACCGGAGCGGATGTGCGGGAGGTAGCAAGGGCGATCGGCACCGACAGTCGGATCGGTCCGAAATTTCTTCAGGCCGGCCCTGGCTTTGGTGGCAGCTGTTTCCAGAAAGACATCCTCAATCTTGTCTATCTCTGCCGGCATTTCGGCCTGCCTGAGGTGGCCGATTACTGGGAGAGCGTGGTGGCTCTCAACACCTGGCAACAGCACCGCATTTCCCGCTTGGTGGTGCAGAAGCTCTTTGGCACTGTGACCGGGAAGCGTTTGGCTGTGCTCGGGTTTGCCTTCAAGGCCGACACCAACGACACCCGCGAAGCCCCGGCGATCCGCATTTGCCGCGATCTGTTGGAGGAGGGGGCCCAGCTCGCCATCCACGACCCCAAGGTGGAAAGCGGTCAGATCGCCCGGGACCTGCAACAGGAGGCCAGCGCTGTGCCCGACCCCAAGGCAGGACCCTCCAGGGCAGCCCTCAGCGGCGAGGGCACCTGGTGGAAGGGGGCCGATGTGGCGGCCACCGTGGCGGGTGCTGATGCGGTATTGATCCTCACCGAATGGCAGCACTATCGCCAGCTCGACTGGTCTGCGCTTGCGCCGCTGATGCGTCAGCCGGCTTGGATTTTCGATGCCCGCTCGGTGGTTGATCCTGCGGCTGTTGCGGCAGCTGGTCTGCAACTCTGGCGTGTGGGTGACGGCGGCGATCCGGTCTCCGGCTGA
- a CDS encoding NADH dehydrogenase subunit K: MSESISPSISAVRDLRGASCGPVAGAAEGAPAVTTDLSENVILTSLDDLHNWARLSSLWPLLYGTACCFIEFAALIGSRFDFDRFGLVPRSSPRQADLLIVAGTVTMKMAPALVRLYEQMPEPKYVIAMGACTITGGMFSADSTTAVRGVDKLIPVDLYLPGCPPRPEAIFDAVIKLRKKVSNESVSDRRQLQQTHRYCTVKHAMTPVEPIVTGAYLQAETQIAALKPGAGLAMPSLSDTANTAAEPASTDSSAS; this comes from the coding sequence ATGTCTGAATCAATCTCCCCGTCAATTTCCGCCGTTCGCGATCTGCGCGGTGCCAGTTGTGGACCGGTGGCAGGCGCTGCTGAAGGTGCACCTGCCGTTACCACTGATCTGAGTGAGAACGTGATTCTCACCAGCCTGGATGACCTTCACAACTGGGCCCGTCTGAGCAGCCTTTGGCCCCTGCTCTACGGCACGGCCTGTTGCTTCATCGAATTTGCGGCGCTGATTGGATCACGCTTCGACTTTGACCGGTTTGGTCTGGTTCCGCGCAGTTCCCCCCGTCAGGCCGATCTGTTGATCGTGGCTGGAACGGTCACGATGAAGATGGCGCCAGCGCTTGTGCGTCTCTATGAGCAGATGCCTGAGCCCAAATATGTAATCGCCATGGGTGCTTGCACGATCACCGGAGGGATGTTCAGTGCCGATTCCACTACTGCTGTTCGGGGCGTCGACAAGCTGATTCCCGTCGATCTGTACCTCCCCGGATGCCCTCCCCGTCCAGAGGCCATTTTTGATGCGGTGATCAAGCTGCGCAAAAAGGTCTCCAATGAGTCGGTCAGCGATCGGCGCCAGCTGCAACAGACCCATCGCTATTGCACCGTCAAGCACGCCATGACGCCTGTCGAGCCGATTGTCACCGGTGCTTATTTGCAGGCGGAGACGCAGATCGCAGCTTTGAAGCCTGGTGCTGGACTGGCGATGCCGTCCTTGTCCGATACCGCCAACACCGCTGCCGAGCCAGCGTCAACTGACTCCTCCGCATCTTGA
- the hisS gene encoding histidine--tRNA ligase, with amino-acid sequence MTQLQSLRGMVDLLPEQTCRWQAVEAVARVHFQRWGCREIRTPLLEVTELFARGIGEATDVVGKEMYTFQDRGDRSCTLRPEGTASVVRSALQNGLLSQGAQRLWYGGPMFRYERPQAGRQRQFHQIGVEWLGVSSAASDAEVIALAWDLLADLGVEGLALEINSLGTPDDRLAYRTCLVEWLEARRDQLDADSQQRLSTNPLRILDSKHPQTKALLEEAPLLEQSLAPESLARHQAVLQALDALAIPYQCNPRLVRGLDYYGHTAFEITSDQLGAQATVCGGGRYDGLVQQLGGAATPAIGWALGMERLLLVLEAAATANPDGRAAQLVQAATPDVYVVNRGEQALQAALVLTRQLRSCGLAVERDESGSAFGKQFKRADRSGAAFALVLGDEEAERGVVRIKPLKAVPDADGLADQQDRSLNDLPALVEALKKGANSVATSGD; translated from the coding sequence ATGACGCAACTGCAAAGCCTGCGCGGCATGGTGGATCTGCTGCCTGAGCAGACATGCCGTTGGCAAGCGGTGGAAGCGGTGGCCCGTGTGCATTTCCAGCGCTGGGGTTGTCGCGAGATTCGCACTCCACTGCTGGAGGTCACCGAGCTGTTCGCACGGGGCATCGGTGAAGCCACCGATGTGGTGGGCAAGGAGATGTACACCTTTCAGGATCGTGGCGATCGCTCCTGCACGCTGCGGCCGGAAGGCACGGCATCGGTGGTGAGGTCTGCCCTGCAGAACGGACTGCTGTCCCAGGGGGCTCAGCGTCTTTGGTATGGCGGCCCGATGTTTCGCTACGAGCGTCCTCAGGCGGGGCGCCAGCGTCAGTTTCACCAGATTGGTGTGGAGTGGTTGGGGGTTTCTTCTGCTGCCAGCGATGCCGAAGTGATTGCCTTGGCATGGGACCTTCTCGCTGATCTGGGTGTTGAAGGATTGGCGCTGGAAATCAACAGCCTGGGCACGCCTGACGATCGCCTGGCCTACCGCACCTGTTTGGTGGAGTGGTTGGAAGCGCGGCGCGACCAACTCGACGCTGACTCGCAGCAGCGATTGAGCACCAATCCCCTGCGCATTCTCGATAGCAAACATCCCCAGACCAAGGCCTTGCTGGAGGAGGCACCCTTGCTGGAGCAAAGCCTGGCGCCCGAGAGCTTGGCGCGTCATCAGGCTGTGCTGCAGGCGTTGGATGCATTGGCGATTCCGTATCAGTGCAATCCGCGTCTGGTGCGCGGCCTTGATTACTACGGCCATACGGCTTTTGAAATCACCAGTGATCAGCTGGGCGCCCAGGCCACGGTGTGCGGCGGCGGCCGTTACGACGGGCTGGTGCAACAACTGGGTGGTGCTGCGACCCCAGCCATCGGTTGGGCTTTGGGGATGGAGCGCTTGCTGCTGGTATTGGAAGCGGCGGCCACAGCCAATCCCGATGGACGCGCTGCTCAACTCGTTCAGGCTGCCACCCCCGATGTGTATGTGGTGAATCGCGGCGAGCAGGCGCTTCAGGCGGCTCTGGTCTTGACGCGCCAGTTGCGCTCTTGTGGCTTGGCGGTGGAGCGGGATGAATCCGGTTCGGCTTTCGGGAAGCAGTTCAAGCGTGCCGATCGGAGCGGTGCGGCCTTTGCCTTGGTGCTTGGTGATGAAGAGGCGGAGCGAGGTGTGGTGCGGATCAAGCCCTTAAAGGCTGTCCCTGATGCTGATGGCCTTGCTGATCAGCAGGACAGGAGCCTCAACGATCTTCCCGCTCTGGTCGAGGCGCTGAAAAAAGGTGCTAACTCTGTTGCGACATCAGGTGATTGA
- a CDS encoding glycosyltransferase family A protein — translation MTAAAEAANAVAAIGPRGAAVITPYYKESLEVLERCHRSCLNQQGGWPLRHVMVADGHPQAAIEGWDVDHICLPKAHGDNGNTPRCIGAISAINQGYWPILFLDADNWFQPWHLETVVALYQRHPTADVLAMGRECALPDGTPIPGIPEEDLEHRHVDTSCYVFYPSAFRVLPLWGMMPTYLGPICDRFIREAITNYGLVLAGTHHPSVVFTAHYSWAYRAIDCPVPGDVHDVDWARLWGHFDPAEIYRRTGILSALTTPSRAPGSIGTSGQGSSLSGPRLHPSTSSIAS, via the coding sequence GTGACTGCCGCAGCTGAGGCAGCCAACGCGGTTGCCGCGATCGGCCCCCGTGGCGCTGCGGTGATCACGCCTTACTACAAGGAATCTCTCGAGGTGCTCGAGCGCTGCCATCGCAGTTGCCTCAATCAGCAGGGGGGGTGGCCTCTTCGGCACGTGATGGTCGCCGATGGTCATCCTCAGGCTGCGATCGAGGGTTGGGATGTGGACCACATCTGCTTGCCCAAAGCCCACGGGGACAACGGCAACACCCCTCGTTGCATTGGGGCGATCTCCGCCATCAACCAGGGCTACTGGCCGATTCTGTTTCTCGATGCCGATAACTGGTTTCAGCCTTGGCACTTGGAGACGGTGGTTGCCTTGTATCAGCGTCATCCCACGGCCGATGTGCTGGCGATGGGGCGGGAATGTGCTCTGCCCGATGGCACCCCAATTCCAGGAATCCCGGAGGAAGACCTGGAACATCGCCACGTCGACACCTCCTGTTATGTCTTCTATCCCTCTGCGTTTCGGGTGCTGCCCCTTTGGGGGATGATGCCCACGTATCTCGGCCCGATTTGTGACCGTTTCATTCGTGAAGCGATTACGAACTATGGTCTGGTCCTTGCTGGAACCCACCATCCCAGCGTTGTGTTCACTGCCCACTACAGCTGGGCTTACCGGGCGATTGATTGTCCTGTCCCCGGCGATGTCCACGACGTCGATTGGGCCAGGCTCTGGGGTCATTTCGATCCCGCCGAGATCTACCGCCGTACCGGCATCCTCTCAGCCCTGACGACCCCCTCGCGCGCACCGGGTTCCATCGGAACGAGTGGCCAGGGATCCAGTCTCAGCGGCCCCCGCTTGCATCCGTCAACCTCTTCCATCGCCTCCTGA
- a CDS encoding glycosyltransferase family 2 protein, whose product MHIHFLIPCYGGQISEATFTSFVRFIARAPQWGLEWSLDTLVNESLIPRGRNALVARAMHNPRATHLMFLDADIGFDPEYILMLLQEDVDVIGGGYPKKSLPIDYVINPIGDGEADDGKAEVERIGTGFLLLKRDVFQRMADAMPELKYMDDCGLDPSINEHLYAYFECGLFGEKVFMSEDWLFCNRWRALGGRIFISKRFALTHVGSYAFSEAAQADLLTRLSAQLMAPAATAATSPLSSPSASNASSETAEKPASRSTKAKPAAKTVKAKRPAARTKSAPKSTPKPAGRTTRRKGADSPPAN is encoded by the coding sequence GTGCATATCCATTTTCTGATTCCTTGCTACGGCGGTCAGATCTCGGAAGCCACTTTCACCAGTTTTGTGCGCTTCATTGCTCGCGCACCGCAGTGGGGATTGGAGTGGAGCCTTGACACGCTCGTCAATGAAAGTTTGATCCCGCGGGGCCGCAATGCTCTGGTCGCGCGGGCGATGCACAACCCGCGTGCCACCCATTTGATGTTCCTGGATGCCGACATTGGCTTTGATCCGGAATACATCCTGATGCTGCTTCAGGAAGATGTTGATGTGATTGGTGGTGGCTATCCGAAAAAGAGCCTCCCCATCGATTACGTCATCAATCCCATCGGCGATGGGGAAGCCGATGACGGCAAGGCGGAGGTGGAACGCATTGGCACCGGTTTTCTGCTGTTGAAGCGTGATGTGTTTCAGCGCATGGCTGATGCCATGCCTGAGTTGAAATACATGGACGATTGCGGTCTGGATCCGTCCATCAACGAGCACCTCTACGCCTATTTCGAGTGCGGCCTGTTTGGCGAGAAGGTGTTTATGAGCGAAGACTGGTTGTTCTGTAACCGCTGGCGTGCGCTGGGTGGGCGCATCTTCATCTCCAAGCGTTTTGCTCTCACCCATGTGGGCAGCTATGCCTTCTCTGAGGCTGCTCAGGCAGATCTGCTCACCCGTCTTAGTGCGCAGTTGATGGCGCCAGCGGCCACGGCTGCAACGTCACCGTTGAGCTCTCCTTCGGCATCCAATGCCAGCTCCGAGACCGCTGAGAAGCCTGCAAGTCGGAGCACCAAGGCCAAGCCAGCCGCCAAAACGGTCAAGGCCAAGCGTCCTGCGGCTCGGACCAAGTCCGCACCCAAGTCGACGCCAAAACCTGCTGGTCGCACCACCCGACGCAAGGGTGCAGACAGTCCACCGGCAAACTGA
- a CDS encoding NAD(P)H-quinone oxidoreductase subunit 3, whose amino-acid sequence MFALPGYDAFLGFLLIAAAVPALALITNKLLAPRSQQGEREITYESGMEPIGGAWIQFNIRYYMFALVFVIFDVETVFLYPWAVAFHRLGLLAFIEALIFIAILVVALAYAWRKGALEWS is encoded by the coding sequence ATGTTCGCGCTGCCGGGTTATGACGCCTTTCTGGGTTTTCTGCTGATCGCAGCAGCGGTTCCAGCACTGGCGTTGATCACCAACAAACTCCTCGCTCCTCGCAGTCAGCAGGGTGAGCGTGAGATCACCTACGAGTCGGGCATGGAGCCCATTGGCGGTGCTTGGATTCAGTTCAACATCCGCTACTACATGTTTGCGTTGGTCTTCGTCATCTTCGATGTGGAGACTGTCTTTCTGTATCCCTGGGCCGTGGCGTTCCATCGCCTCGGTCTTCTGGCCTTCATCGAGGCCCTGATCTTTATCGCCATCCTCGTCGTGGCCCTGGCCTACGCCTGGCGCAAGGGCGCCCTCGAGTGGAGCTGA
- a CDS encoding photosystem II reaction center protein J, with protein MSGKKSNLPDGRIPDRLPDGRPAVAWRSRWTEGTLPLWLVATAGGMAVLFVVGLFFYGSYTGVGSA; from the coding sequence ATGAGCGGCAAGAAATCCAATCTTCCTGACGGTCGAATTCCCGACCGCCTTCCCGACGGTCGCCCAGCTGTTGCTTGGCGTTCCCGCTGGACAGAAGGCACCCTTCCCCTCTGGCTGGTGGCCACTGCTGGCGGCATGGCCGTTCTGTTCGTGGTGGGCCTGTTCTTCTACGGCTCCTACACCGGCGTCGGTTCTGCCTGA